From the genome of Bosea sp. Tri-49, one region includes:
- a CDS encoding LacI family DNA-binding transcriptional regulator has protein sequence MNAPIPKLAEEVEPSAPRRRQMARVEDVARLAGVSTATVDRVLNQRPGVRPATVQRVLKAAGELGYVMEGALPASALRPLRLGFLLPAGNNRFLGLLGRLIVGSQDQLASFNMRARVEHIESFKPELLAHELRRIGREVDGVAFMALEHPTVREAVDLLAERGVPSVTLISDIANTARAAYVGLDNRAAGRTAGQLIARFIGPRRAKVAMIAGSLSYRAHEEREMGFLHLFEELYPDIEVVGLREGHDDEAKNYRQTKTLLGQHPDLAGIYNIGGGPEGIARALKEAGRQDVVFVGHGLTPETRGLLVDGTMDAVITQQPLATLMSCVAIFANLRAGRPAAEGTARPGIEIVLRENLP, from the coding sequence ATGAACGCGCCGATCCCCAAGCTTGCCGAGGAAGTTGAGCCGTCCGCACCGCGCCGCCGCCAGATGGCACGGGTCGAGGATGTCGCGCGCCTTGCCGGCGTCTCGACGGCGACGGTCGACCGCGTACTGAACCAGCGTCCAGGCGTCAGGCCGGCGACGGTGCAGCGCGTGCTGAAGGCCGCGGGCGAGCTCGGCTACGTCATGGAAGGGGCGCTGCCGGCGAGCGCGCTCCGGCCGCTGCGCCTCGGCTTCCTGTTGCCGGCCGGAAACAACCGCTTCCTCGGCCTACTCGGCCGGCTGATCGTTGGCTCGCAGGACCAACTCGCCTCCTTCAACATGCGTGCCCGGGTCGAGCATATCGAGAGCTTCAAGCCGGAACTGCTCGCTCATGAGCTCAGGCGGATCGGCCGCGAAGTCGACGGCGTCGCCTTCATGGCGCTGGAGCACCCGACCGTGCGCGAGGCGGTCGACCTTCTGGCCGAGCGCGGCGTGCCCAGCGTGACGCTCATCTCGGACATCGCCAACACCGCCCGCGCCGCCTATGTCGGCCTCGACAACCGCGCCGCCGGACGCACCGCCGGCCAGCTCATCGCCCGCTTCATCGGGCCGCGCCGCGCCAAGGTGGCGATGATCGCCGGCAGCCTGAGCTATCGCGCCCATGAGGAGCGCGAGATGGGCTTCCTGCATCTGTTCGAGGAGCTTTATCCGGACATCGAAGTCGTCGGCCTGCGCGAAGGCCATGACGACGAGGCCAAGAACTACCGCCAGACCAAGACCCTGCTCGGCCAGCATCCGGATCTCGCCGGCATCTACAATATCGGCGGCGGGCCCGAGGGCATCGCCCGGGCGCTGAAGGAGGCCGGGCGGCAGGATGTGGTCTTCGTCGGCCATGGGCTGACACCGGAGACGCGAGGCCTCCTCGTCGACGGCACCATGGATGCGGTCATCACCCAGCAGCCGCTGGCGACGCTGATGAGCTGTGTTGCGATCTTCGCCAATCTGCGCGCCGGGCGGCCGGCGGCGGAGGGCACAGCCCGACCCGGCATCGAGATCGTGCTCCGCGAGAACCTGCCTTGA
- a CDS encoding TRAP transporter substrate-binding protein, translating to MTGPSRRTLIKGLAAAPAASLIGMPMIARAAEIELKYGNNLPLSHPLNIRAQQAAERVAKETNGRVEIKIFPNNQLGGDTDMLSQVRNGGITFFTPSALVIATLVPVAAINAVGFAFADYDQVWKAMDGPVGAHVRAAIEKVNLYAFEKMWDNGFRQMTTSGKAIEQAADMASLKIRVPVSPLSISMFKALGAAPASLQFSEVYSALQTKVVDAQENPLPIIQVAKLYEVQKSCAVSNHIWDGFWFIANGRAWRGLPADIQKIVASAINDAGVAQRGDIKSLNDTVQADLQSKGLAFNKTNPDSFRAKLRDGGFYREWQERFGAEAWGLLEGAVGKLA from the coding sequence ATGACCGGACCGAGCCGCCGCACGCTCATCAAGGGCCTCGCCGCCGCCCCCGCCGCATCGCTGATCGGCATGCCGATGATCGCGCGAGCGGCCGAGATCGAGCTGAAATACGGCAATAACCTGCCGCTCAGCCATCCGCTCAACATCCGCGCCCAGCAGGCGGCCGAGCGCGTCGCCAAGGAGACGAACGGGCGGGTCGAGATCAAGATCTTCCCGAACAACCAGCTCGGCGGCGACACCGACATGCTGAGCCAGGTCCGCAATGGCGGCATCACCTTCTTCACGCCGTCAGCGCTGGTGATCGCGACCCTGGTGCCGGTCGCGGCGATCAATGCGGTCGGCTTCGCCTTCGCCGATTACGACCAGGTCTGGAAGGCGATGGACGGGCCGGTCGGCGCGCATGTCCGGGCCGCGATCGAGAAGGTCAATCTCTATGCCTTCGAGAAGATGTGGGACAATGGCTTTCGCCAGATGACCACCTCGGGCAAGGCGATCGAGCAGGCGGCCGACATGGCCTCGCTCAAGATCCGCGTGCCGGTCTCGCCGCTCTCGATCTCGATGTTCAAGGCGCTCGGCGCGGCGCCTGCCAGCCTGCAGTTCTCCGAGGTCTATTCGGCGCTGCAGACCAAGGTGGTCGATGCGCAGGAGAATCCGCTGCCGATCATCCAGGTCGCCAAGCTCTACGAAGTCCAGAAGAGCTGCGCGGTTTCCAACCATATCTGGGACGGCTTCTGGTTCATCGCCAATGGCCGCGCCTGGCGCGGCCTGCCTGCTGACATCCAGAAGATCGTGGCGTCCGCGATCAACGACGCCGGCGTCGCGCAGCGCGGCGACATCAAGAGCCTCAACGATACCGTGCAGGCCGACCTGCAATCCAAGGGGCTTGCCTTCAACAAAACCAACCCCGACAGCTTCCGGGCCAAGCTCCGCGACGGCGGGTTCTATAGGGAATGGCAGGAGCGCTTCGGCGCCGAGGCCTGGGGCCTGCTCGAGGGAGCGGTCGGCAAGCTCGCCTGA